A genomic window from Luteolibacter sp. LG18 includes:
- a CDS encoding transglutaminase family protein, producing the protein MSTEEPAEAPEPASLACGMKLAVVHRTVFYYGSPVIDSVNTLHLEPRTFPFQQTLGALVKVLPATRVRRFTDLFQNITHHFELPQPHAKLEIESRIKVRNLPLEISSDAKVSTLDDCKDCSIRERIWPFLQESHLISKTPDVWRQAVDLTRGHVSVYEQALAILHWIHATFSYESGSTHVHTHMEEAFELRRGVCQDYTHVMIGLCRAVGIGARYASGYLYNGPRDRLVGAQASHAWCEVYLPGAGWIGFDPTNGTLADARYVKIAVGRDYDDVAPVKGSYHGHGHCHMEVTVEVSRIES; encoded by the coding sequence GTGAGCACGGAGGAACCGGCCGAGGCCCCCGAACCGGCGTCCTTGGCCTGCGGGATGAAACTCGCGGTGGTGCACCGCACGGTGTTCTATTACGGATCACCGGTGATCGACAGCGTGAACACGCTGCACCTGGAGCCGCGCACGTTTCCGTTCCAACAAACGCTCGGTGCCCTGGTGAAAGTGCTGCCCGCCACCCGCGTGCGGCGCTTCACCGACCTGTTCCAGAACATCACCCACCACTTCGAACTGCCGCAGCCACACGCGAAGCTGGAGATCGAGAGCCGCATCAAGGTCCGCAACCTGCCGCTGGAGATTTCCTCCGACGCCAAGGTTTCGACCCTCGACGATTGCAAGGACTGCTCGATCCGCGAGCGCATCTGGCCGTTCCTGCAGGAAAGCCACCTGATCTCGAAAACCCCGGACGTGTGGCGGCAGGCGGTCGATCTGACCCGCGGCCACGTCTCCGTGTATGAGCAGGCGCTGGCGATCCTCCACTGGATCCACGCCACCTTCTCCTACGAATCCGGCAGCACCCATGTGCACACCCACATGGAGGAGGCCTTCGAGCTGCGCCGCGGCGTGTGCCAGGATTACACCCACGTCATGATCGGGCTGTGCCGAGCGGTTGGCATCGGCGCTCGTTACGCCTCGGGTTACCTTTACAACGGTCCGCGCGACCGGCTGGTGGGCGCGCAGGCGTCCCACGCTTGGTGCGAGGTCTATCTGCCCGGCGCGGGTTGGATCGGCTTCGACCCCACCAATGGCACGCTTGCGGACGCGCGTTACGTGAAGATCGCCGTGGGCCGCGACTACGACGATGTCGCGCCGGTCAAAGGCAGCTACCACGGCCACGGCCATTGCCACATGGAAGTGACGGTGGAGGTGTCGCGGATCGAGTCGTGA
- a CDS encoding rhamnogalacturonan acetylesterase, with amino-acid sequence MKTSRRLLPLTWIAALSLSASAGAQVPKSVSPTLQIKDIPVQTQRGEGKGRYVPPVPTKADLPTLWLIGDSTVRNGSGGDNGPEGQWGWGGPIAAFIDLTRVNLVNRALGGTSSRSFYNANWKEMKPSIKKGDFVMIQFGHNDGGRPEGVYPQGRGSLNGSGEETREVETTPGTKEVVHTFGWYLKQYVDEAKAQGATSVICSFTAREAWNPDGTFKSGGSYATWAAEVAKNTNTLYLPLNETISARYQVLGKAKVETFFVPAPKESLHTGWDGAVVNAECVIAGLKALPGDPLGKFLNDRARPIAPWTAKPADVLPAR; translated from the coding sequence ATGAAAACCTCCCGCCGCCTGCTGCCCCTGACTTGGATCGCCGCTCTCTCCCTGTCCGCAAGCGCCGGAGCCCAGGTTCCGAAGAGCGTTTCGCCAACGCTTCAGATCAAGGACATCCCGGTCCAGACTCAGCGCGGGGAGGGGAAGGGGCGTTACGTCCCGCCCGTGCCCACGAAGGCCGATCTGCCCACGCTGTGGCTCATTGGCGATTCCACGGTGCGCAATGGATCGGGCGGCGACAACGGCCCGGAAGGCCAGTGGGGTTGGGGCGGACCGATCGCCGCCTTCATCGATCTCACCCGGGTCAATCTCGTCAACCGCGCCCTGGGCGGCACCAGCAGCCGCAGCTTCTACAACGCGAACTGGAAGGAGATGAAGCCCTCGATCAAGAAGGGGGACTTCGTCATGATCCAGTTCGGCCACAACGACGGTGGCCGCCCCGAGGGTGTCTATCCGCAGGGTCGAGGCTCTCTCAATGGCAGCGGCGAGGAAACCCGCGAGGTGGAAACCACTCCCGGCACGAAAGAGGTCGTGCACACCTTCGGCTGGTATCTGAAGCAATACGTCGACGAGGCGAAGGCCCAGGGAGCGACCTCGGTCATCTGCTCCTTCACCGCACGTGAAGCGTGGAACCCCGATGGCACTTTCAAGAGTGGCGGTTCCTACGCCACCTGGGCCGCGGAGGTCGCGAAGAACACCAACACGCTCTACCTGCCGCTCAACGAGACCATTTCCGCTCGGTATCAGGTACTGGGAAAAGCGAAGGTCGAAACGTTCTTCGTGCCCGCACCGAAGGAGAGCCTGCACACCGGTTGGGACGGCGCGGTGGTGAACGCCGAGTGCGTCATCGCCGGTCTCAAGGCCCTCCCCGGCGATCCGCTCGGAAAGTTTCTCAACGACCGCGCCCGGCCCATCGCCCCGTGGACCGCGAAACCCGCGGACGTGCTGCCGGCGCGTTGA
- a CDS encoding cation:proton antiporter — protein MTCVWLLASGATNVSPLFALLSLVLILAVLVSLVLVKFRQSLLVGYLLCGVVIANCGLLPFVGGEESDAVISHLAEIGVILLMFTLGIEFSLGELGHLWRKALAGGGIQVGLTGVVAGGAAYFLGFPAAEAAVLAVAVSLSSTAVAMKSFQDLGQPNNPGARVALAIALFQDLLVILFILILPSIYGKGGGSVFGGVMLAIGKGVLFLGGALLLGRYGITPLLHAVARTRSRELFTLTVVALCCGVAMAGGALDLSLALGAFAAGLVVSESIYSHRIMADILPFKDLFLALFFISVGLQIDLQAIAAHWPQVLGGCLAILTLKGGVAFVAARVLKLPPRPALLAAASLASTGEFSLVLMQKASYLRAFDPATVQLLLICSAVTMGLVPGLMRLSGPVGRKMELLGWFKSKKPLPESLAPSKALKEIGDHAVIIGYGPVGRALNEALKRCGVDTLVVELNSDTVRDLKKQGQLVLFADATHPEALDLAGIGRARLVAFTFPNTAATCVAVPLVRERNPGVVIFGRAKFPEEVERLREREVIVIHDERESAIAMVRSAMSSYLRADIIPEEVVGDVMDAE, from the coding sequence ATGACGTGCGTGTGGTTACTGGCGAGCGGGGCGACGAACGTGTCGCCGTTGTTCGCGCTGCTGAGCCTGGTGTTGATCCTGGCCGTGCTGGTGTCGCTGGTGCTGGTGAAGTTCCGCCAGAGCCTGCTGGTCGGCTACCTGCTGTGCGGGGTGGTGATCGCAAACTGTGGGCTGCTGCCCTTCGTGGGTGGCGAGGAGAGCGACGCGGTCATTTCCCACCTCGCGGAGATCGGGGTGATCCTGCTGATGTTCACGCTGGGGATCGAGTTCTCGCTGGGCGAGCTCGGCCACCTGTGGCGGAAGGCGCTGGCGGGCGGCGGCATCCAGGTCGGCCTGACCGGCGTGGTGGCGGGCGGAGCGGCGTATTTCCTCGGGTTCCCGGCGGCGGAGGCCGCGGTGCTGGCGGTGGCGGTTTCGCTGAGTTCCACCGCGGTGGCGATGAAATCCTTCCAAGACCTCGGCCAACCGAACAACCCAGGCGCGCGCGTGGCACTGGCGATCGCGCTGTTCCAGGACCTGCTGGTGATCCTCTTCATCCTGATCCTGCCTTCCATCTACGGCAAAGGCGGCGGCTCGGTATTCGGCGGGGTCATGCTCGCCATTGGCAAGGGCGTGTTGTTCCTCGGCGGTGCGCTGCTGCTGGGCCGCTACGGCATCACTCCCCTCCTCCACGCCGTGGCGCGCACGCGCAGCCGCGAGCTGTTTACTCTGACGGTGGTGGCGCTGTGCTGCGGGGTCGCGATGGCCGGCGGCGCACTCGACCTTTCGCTGGCGCTGGGTGCCTTCGCCGCGGGTCTGGTGGTGAGCGAGTCGATCTACAGCCACCGCATCATGGCGGACATCCTGCCGTTCAAGGATCTCTTCCTCGCGCTGTTCTTCATTTCGGTGGGTCTCCAGATCGACCTCCAGGCCATCGCGGCGCATTGGCCGCAGGTGCTTGGCGGCTGCCTCGCGATCCTGACGCTGAAGGGCGGGGTCGCCTTCGTGGCGGCGCGGGTGCTGAAACTTCCGCCCCGCCCGGCCCTGCTGGCCGCCGCCTCGCTGGCGAGCACGGGGGAATTCTCGCTGGTGCTGATGCAGAAGGCATCCTACCTGCGCGCCTTCGATCCCGCCACGGTGCAGCTTCTGCTGATCTGCTCGGCGGTGACGATGGGTCTCGTCCCGGGCCTGATGCGCCTCAGCGGGCCGGTCGGCCGGAAGATGGAACTGCTCGGGTGGTTCAAGTCGAAGAAGCCGCTGCCGGAGTCGCTCGCCCCTTCGAAGGCGCTCAAGGAAATCGGCGACCACGCGGTAATCATCGGCTACGGACCGGTGGGCCGGGCCTTGAACGAGGCGCTCAAACGCTGCGGCGTGGACACGCTGGTGGTGGAACTGAATTCCGACACCGTTCGAGACCTGAAGAAGCAGGGCCAGCTCGTGCTCTTCGCCGATGCCACCCATCCGGAAGCGCTCGACCTCGCGGGGATCGGCCGGGCCCGTCTGGTGGCATTCACCTTCCCGAACACCGCCGCCACCTGCGTGGCCGTGCCCTTGGTCCGCGAGCGCAATCCCGGCGTGGTCATCTTCGGCCGCGCGAAGTTCCCGGAGGAAGTCGAACGCCTGCGCGAGCGCGAGGTGATCGTGATCCACGACGAACGCGAGAGCGCGATCGCGATGGTGCGCTCGGCGATGAGCTCCTACCTGCGCGCCGACATCATCCCCGAGGAAGTCGTGGGCGATGTGATGGACGCGGAGTGA
- a CDS encoding TonB-dependent receptor — MKPFSRSIITSLTFLASLTPVVRAEDAAAPKKPEATTNLDDMVVTGNRSGQTLFDQLQPATVLKDQDLQMKLQPTLGETLNNEPGVSSTYFGPGASRPIIRGLGDDRVRVLQNGTSVLDVSNVSPDHAVASDPLTIKSVEVLRGPASLLYGPNTVGGVVNVIDDRIPTEKFTGTWPQGKFDLGAGSADELLSSSGAITWGAGPIVFHLDGFDRQTDDIHIPGFARSERERLLNPLPPGTPEPYGILPNSATDSKGAGLGSSYIWDDGYVGLSYSGIDSTYGTVAEPDVTIGLRQRRWDFRGAFYHPAEWIREINYKFGYSDYNHTEFEGSAPGTQFTIEGFDARAELLHEKFHGFEGAFGFESQRSNFSALGDEAFLPHVENLTNSGFVFEETPLTDKVRLQLAARYDHQSNDTEADPKFGPGLSRDFDAFSASAGIVYNPVDDYALTFSVAYTQRPPTYVELFANGPHVATGTVEVGDPNLGTENSLAFDASVRKNAGFVTGSVSGFYYRFNDYISLQPTGAIDPVELLPIFNYQAINADIYGAEAEAVFHLLAPAEAGDTKVMADPKATIPAAMNRDTQKLDLILRADFVHAQDRRTGEDLPQMPPVRGTAALDYHIGKFSARLEGTAAAEQNRTANYELPTDGYFLVNASVGYDLALGGVKTTLYVKGTNLTDAEVRQSTSVLKDIAPMAGRGVMVGLRGEF; from the coding sequence ATGAAACCATTTTCCCGTTCCATTATCACCAGTCTCACCTTCCTCGCCTCCCTCACGCCGGTCGTGCGGGCGGAGGACGCCGCGGCTCCCAAGAAGCCCGAGGCCACCACCAATCTCGACGACATGGTCGTCACTGGCAACCGCTCCGGCCAGACGCTGTTCGACCAGCTCCAGCCCGCGACCGTGCTCAAGGACCAGGACCTGCAAATGAAGCTCCAGCCGACGCTCGGTGAAACGCTCAACAACGAGCCAGGCGTGAGCTCCACCTACTTTGGCCCGGGAGCGAGCCGCCCGATCATCCGCGGCCTCGGCGACGACCGCGTGCGCGTCCTGCAGAACGGCACCTCGGTGCTCGATGTCTCGAACGTGAGCCCGGACCACGCCGTGGCTTCCGATCCGCTCACCATCAAGTCCGTGGAGGTGCTACGCGGCCCGGCCTCGCTGCTCTATGGTCCGAACACCGTGGGCGGCGTGGTCAATGTGATCGACGACCGCATTCCCACCGAGAAGTTCACCGGCACCTGGCCGCAGGGGAAATTCGACCTCGGCGCGGGTTCCGCGGATGAGCTGCTGTCTTCCTCCGGAGCCATCACCTGGGGCGCGGGGCCGATCGTGTTCCATCTCGATGGCTTCGACCGCCAGACCGATGACATCCACATCCCCGGCTTCGCCCGCTCGGAGCGCGAGCGCCTGCTCAATCCGCTGCCTCCCGGCACGCCGGAGCCCTACGGCATCCTGCCGAACAGCGCCACCGATTCGAAGGGCGCGGGCCTCGGCAGCTCCTACATCTGGGACGATGGCTACGTCGGCCTGTCCTACTCCGGCATCGATTCCACCTACGGCACCGTCGCCGAGCCGGACGTCACCATCGGCCTGCGCCAGCGCCGCTGGGATTTCCGTGGGGCCTTCTATCACCCGGCGGAGTGGATCCGGGAGATCAACTACAAGTTCGGCTACTCGGACTACAACCACACCGAGTTCGAGGGCTCCGCACCCGGCACCCAGTTCACCATCGAGGGCTTCGACGCCCGCGCCGAACTGCTGCACGAGAAGTTCCATGGCTTCGAAGGCGCGTTCGGTTTCGAAAGCCAGCGCAGCAATTTCTCCGCGCTCGGCGACGAGGCGTTCCTGCCACACGTCGAGAACCTCACGAACTCCGGCTTCGTCTTCGAGGAAACCCCGCTGACCGACAAGGTGCGGCTTCAGCTCGCGGCCCGCTACGACCACCAATCGAACGATACCGAGGCCGATCCGAAGTTCGGGCCCGGCCTGAGCCGTGACTTCGATGCCTTCAGCGCCTCGGCGGGGATCGTTTACAATCCGGTCGACGATTACGCGCTCACCTTCTCCGTGGCCTACACCCAGCGCCCGCCGACCTACGTCGAGTTGTTCGCGAACGGCCCGCACGTCGCCACCGGCACGGTGGAAGTGGGGGACCCGAACCTCGGCACCGAGAACTCGCTGGCCTTCGATGCCTCCGTGCGGAAGAACGCGGGCTTCGTCACCGGCAGCGTCAGCGGGTTCTACTACCGCTTCAACGACTACATCAGCCTCCAGCCCACCGGCGCGATCGATCCCGTCGAACTCCTGCCGATCTTCAATTACCAGGCGATCAATGCCGACATCTACGGCGCGGAGGCCGAGGCGGTGTTCCACCTGCTCGCTCCGGCGGAAGCGGGCGACACCAAGGTGATGGCCGATCCGAAGGCGACGATCCCGGCGGCCATGAACCGCGACACCCAGAAGCTGGACCTGATCCTGCGGGCCGACTTCGTCCACGCCCAGGACCGCCGCACGGGCGAGGATCTGCCGCAAATGCCGCCGGTGCGGGGCACGGCCGCGCTCGATTACCACATCGGGAAATTCAGCGCCCGCCTGGAAGGCACCGCCGCCGCGGAGCAGAACCGCACCGCGAACTACGAGCTACCCACCGACGGCTACTTCCTCGTCAACGCGAGCGTCGGTTACGACCTCGCCCTCGGCGGGGTGAAAACCACGCTCTACGTGAAGGGCACGAACCTCACCGACGCGGAAGTCCGCCAGAGCACCTCGGTGCTCAAGGACATCGCGCCGATGGCCGGCCGTGGCGTGATGGTCGGCCTGCGAGGGGAGTTCTGA
- a CDS encoding sigma-70 family RNA polymerase sigma factor has translation MMEPVPQPEIDPTLDEVAFTRALEAMRPALRGYVLSIFPHPHLCEDIVQETMLFAWERRAEFKEGSNLKAWVFKAAYFKTLAQRRDAQRDRLVTFSEDVLQKIAGAAEERMVDSDRRLHALQGCLSKLKPDDFALLKLKYLDRGSLTARAHEQNLAPNRLQKALSRLRLALRHCIEEKLSAFQ, from the coding sequence ATGATGGAGCCCGTTCCGCAGCCCGAGATTGATCCGACCCTCGATGAGGTCGCGTTCACGCGGGCTCTGGAGGCGATGCGTCCGGCCCTGCGCGGCTACGTGCTCTCGATTTTCCCGCACCCCCACCTGTGCGAGGACATCGTGCAGGAAACGATGCTCTTCGCCTGGGAGCGGCGGGCGGAGTTCAAAGAGGGCTCCAACCTCAAAGCCTGGGTGTTCAAGGCCGCCTATTTCAAGACCCTGGCCCAGCGCCGGGATGCCCAGCGCGACCGCCTCGTGACCTTTTCCGAGGACGTCCTCCAGAAAATCGCCGGTGCCGCCGAGGAGCGGATGGTGGATTCGGACCGCCGCCTCCACGCCCTCCAGGGCTGCCTGTCGAAGCTGAAGCCGGACGACTTCGCGCTGCTGAAACTCAAATACCTCGATCGCGGTTCCCTCACCGCGCGGGCCCACGAACAGAACCTGGCCCCGAACCGCCTCCAGAAGGCGCTCTCCCGGCTGCGGCTCGCGCTGCGCCACTGCATCGAGGAAAAACTCTCCGCTTTCCAATGA
- a CDS encoding FecR domain-containing protein, translating into MTLPSPNPELRQLVDRLMDGETLARTEMARLEELLESPDALAYYLSVTSQEGLMPEAIAGAEPPQAVSRPVRRFPFGIVLQAAAACAIFAIGWRLGHHQPETKAVDPAAPAARITGLMGVEWKSGQEPDLLGRGGSAKRLSFQSGLVEVTYGSGVRVTLEGPADFTVNDATSGKLDAGKLVASVPKGAEGFRVDYAKGNVVDLGTEFAMDARNDGSLELGVLDGKVDLNVPGDAPRRLMVNQAVLHGSDSAEPVQAIPLDREKFVRRLPARDFRWSMDSFDPKQLEIDVTHLIWKGSSYRAIFKWINGKDAIVVRNVGLFCDGELVAKDFHTGSTGELRNVNDNVYRLDLKPADFRRGRWTIRASIDPYARGAGITGPVHSEGILQFEEGMATSAGPSNFIGSWSYYHAGRHYVRSFMPDGTIQLASDNVVTPESFKGSHWTVTDGVLEVDVPGLPGVVEQHVLRDAKTLIFITNPYDNAVRVEDKTTASPEKK; encoded by the coding sequence ATGACCCTGCCTTCACCCAACCCCGAACTCCGCCAGCTCGTCGACCGGCTCATGGACGGCGAGACTCTCGCCCGCACCGAAATGGCGCGGCTGGAGGAGCTGTTGGAGTCGCCCGATGCCCTGGCCTACTATCTTTCCGTGACGTCGCAGGAAGGCCTCATGCCCGAGGCCATCGCCGGGGCCGAACCACCGCAGGCCGTGTCCCGGCCGGTCCGCCGCTTCCCGTTCGGCATCGTTCTCCAGGCGGCCGCGGCCTGCGCGATCTTTGCGATCGGTTGGAGGCTGGGCCACCACCAGCCGGAGACCAAGGCGGTGGATCCCGCGGCACCGGCCGCGCGCATCACCGGCCTGATGGGCGTCGAGTGGAAGTCCGGCCAGGAACCGGATCTGCTGGGCCGAGGAGGTTCCGCCAAACGCCTTTCGTTCCAATCCGGTCTGGTCGAGGTCACCTACGGCAGCGGCGTGCGGGTCACGCTGGAAGGTCCCGCCGATTTCACCGTCAATGACGCTACCTCGGGCAAGCTCGATGCCGGGAAGCTGGTGGCATCGGTGCCGAAAGGCGCGGAGGGCTTCCGAGTGGATTATGCCAAGGGGAACGTCGTGGACCTCGGCACCGAGTTCGCGATGGATGCCCGTAACGATGGCTCGCTGGAACTCGGCGTGCTGGATGGCAAGGTGGACCTCAATGTCCCCGGCGATGCCCCGCGCCGCCTGATGGTGAACCAGGCGGTGCTCCACGGGAGCGACTCCGCGGAGCCGGTGCAGGCGATTCCCCTGGACCGCGAGAAATTCGTGCGCCGCCTGCCCGCCCGGGATTTCCGCTGGAGCATGGACTCCTTCGACCCGAAGCAACTGGAGATCGACGTCACCCACCTGATCTGGAAGGGATCGAGCTACCGGGCCATCTTCAAGTGGATCAACGGCAAGGACGCCATCGTGGTGCGGAATGTCGGGCTGTTCTGCGATGGCGAGCTGGTGGCGAAGGATTTCCACACCGGCAGCACGGGCGAACTCAGGAACGTGAACGACAATGTCTATCGCCTCGACCTGAAGCCCGCCGATTTCCGCCGCGGCCGCTGGACGATCCGCGCCTCCATCGATCCCTACGCCCGCGGGGCGGGAATCACCGGGCCGGTTCACAGCGAAGGCATTCTCCAGTTCGAGGAAGGCATGGCGACCTCCGCGGGTCCGTCGAATTTCATCGGCAGTTGGTCCTACTACCACGCGGGCAGGCACTACGTCCGCAGCTTCATGCCGGATGGCACGATCCAGCTCGCCTCGGACAACGTGGTGACCCCCGAGTCGTTCAAAGGCTCCCATTGGACCGTGACGGATGGAGTGCTGGAGGTCGATGTGCCGGGGCTGCCCGGGGTCGTCGAGCAGCACGTGCTGCGGGATGCGAAGACGCTGATCTTCATCACCAATCCGTATGACAACGCGGTGAGGGTGGAGGACAAGACGACCGCCTCACCGGAGAAAAAGTGA
- the lpxA gene encoding acyl-ACP--UDP-N-acetylglucosamine O-acyltransferase, which produces MIHPTAVISPDAKLGANVRVGPYCVIGAHVELGDDCVLHSHVVIHGTSKIGKGNEFFPFAAVGGKSQDLKYEGEPTYLIVGDRNVFRENCTVHRGTHAHTPTRIGNDNLFLSYSHVAHDCQLGSNIILSNNGTLGGHVTVDDHAIVSGVTAVHQFCRIGRHSITGGCSKIVQDIPPFMIVDGNPATTRGLNLVGLQRRGFSEDSIRALKTAYKKLFLKRDANFSIALSSLKATHSASDPQVAHLIEFIESSQRGISR; this is translated from the coding sequence GTGATTCATCCCACCGCGGTCATTTCCCCGGATGCCAAGCTCGGCGCGAACGTTCGTGTCGGCCCGTATTGTGTCATCGGCGCGCATGTCGAGCTCGGTGACGATTGCGTGCTCCACTCGCATGTGGTCATCCACGGCACCTCGAAGATCGGCAAAGGCAACGAGTTCTTCCCGTTCGCGGCCGTGGGCGGCAAGTCCCAGGACCTGAAGTACGAGGGCGAGCCGACCTACCTGATCGTCGGCGACCGCAACGTGTTCCGCGAGAACTGCACCGTCCACCGCGGCACCCACGCCCACACGCCGACCCGGATCGGGAACGACAACCTGTTCCTGAGCTACTCGCACGTGGCGCACGATTGCCAGCTCGGCAGCAACATCATCCTTTCCAACAACGGCACGCTCGGCGGCCACGTGACCGTGGACGACCACGCGATCGTCTCGGGTGTCACCGCCGTCCACCAGTTCTGCCGCATCGGCCGCCACTCGATCACCGGAGGCTGCTCGAAGATCGTGCAGGACATCCCGCCGTTCATGATCGTGGACGGAAACCCGGCGACCACCCGCGGGCTGAACCTGGTGGGCCTGCAACGCCGTGGGTTTTCCGAGGACTCCATCCGGGCGCTGAAGACCGCTTACAAGAAGCTGTTCCTGAAGCGCGACGCGAACTTCTCGATCGCGCTCAGCTCGCTGAAGGCCACCCACTCCGCCTCCGATCCGCAGGTGGCCCACCTGATCGAGTTCATCGAAAGCTCCCAGCGCGGCATCAGCCGCTGA
- a CDS encoding HD domain-containing protein, with protein MEAPERLARQLRFIIEADKLKEVFRQSLCSQSRRQENDAEHSWHLALLVITLAEHSNVPDIDVARVLKMVILHDLVEIDAGDTFAYDTAGAADQKEREARAADRIFGLLPEDQGAEFRAIWEEFEARETPEAKFASAVDRFQPMLLNLLTEGTSWQKHGITHDRVVARNRNIEEGSEELWRCMSAMLDEAVANGHLPR; from the coding sequence ATGGAGGCTCCGGAACGTCTCGCCCGCCAGCTCCGCTTCATCATCGAGGCGGACAAGCTCAAGGAGGTCTTCCGCCAGAGCCTGTGCTCGCAGAGCCGCCGGCAGGAGAACGACGCCGAGCATTCCTGGCATCTCGCGCTGCTGGTCATCACGCTGGCGGAGCATTCGAATGTGCCGGACATCGATGTCGCGCGCGTGCTGAAGATGGTGATCCTGCATGACCTGGTGGAGATCGATGCGGGCGACACCTTCGCCTACGATACCGCCGGTGCCGCGGATCAAAAGGAGCGCGAGGCCCGCGCCGCCGACCGGATCTTCGGTCTGCTACCGGAGGACCAAGGAGCGGAGTTCCGGGCGATTTGGGAGGAGTTCGAAGCCCGGGAAACGCCGGAAGCGAAGTTCGCCTCCGCGGTGGACCGGTTCCAACCGATGCTGCTGAACCTTCTCACTGAAGGGACTTCGTGGCAAAAACACGGGATCACGCACGACCGCGTGGTGGCCCGCAACCGCAACATCGAGGAGGGCTCGGAAGAGCTGTGGCGATGCATGTCCGCGATGTTGGACGAGGCCGTGGCGAACGGTCATCTGCCGAGGTAG
- a CDS encoding alpha/beta hydrolase — MNPALPHIVVFPGLDGTGVLSHGFAAGDWHGHPVTVLSLPKEGPQDYDTLVAILGSQLPEGPLVLVGESFSGPIAMKLALRERGRIEALVIVGGFCASPAPSGLALLPLRPLFMLPPPAMLLRKYLVGEDASDEKVHALTEAIHGIPAATLSERAQVILTLKEDDCPSFETLPILLIQAHHDALLAWDVQSRLERHFPEAEAVWIESPHLLLFMNPDACRAAVVDFLNRVPA; from the coding sequence TTGAACCCCGCTCTTCCACACATCGTCGTTTTTCCCGGGCTGGATGGCACGGGCGTGCTCAGCCATGGCTTCGCGGCGGGCGATTGGCACGGCCATCCGGTGACGGTGCTGTCCCTTCCGAAAGAAGGGCCGCAGGACTATGACACCTTGGTGGCGATCCTCGGCTCGCAATTGCCGGAAGGGCCGCTGGTGCTGGTCGGCGAATCGTTTTCCGGCCCGATCGCGATGAAGCTCGCGCTGCGCGAGCGAGGTCGGATCGAGGCGCTGGTGATCGTCGGCGGTTTCTGTGCCTCGCCCGCGCCGTCGGGGTTGGCGCTGTTGCCGCTGCGGCCCCTGTTCATGCTGCCGCCACCGGCGATGCTGCTGCGGAAGTATCTGGTGGGCGAGGACGCCAGCGACGAGAAGGTGCATGCGCTGACGGAGGCGATCCATGGCATACCGGCCGCGACTCTGAGCGAACGGGCACAGGTGATCCTCACCCTGAAGGAGGATGATTGCCCGTCCTTCGAAACGCTGCCGATCCTGCTCATCCAGGCGCACCACGACGCGCTGCTGGCCTGGGACGTGCAATCGCGGTTGGAGCGGCATTTCCCCGAGGCGGAAGCGGTGTGGATCGAATCGCCGCACCTGCTGCTCTTCATGAATCCAGACGCCTGCCGCGCCGCGGTGGTGGATTTCCTCAACCGCGTGCCCGCGTAG